One Oryza brachyantha chromosome 3, ObraRS2, whole genome shotgun sequence DNA segment encodes these proteins:
- the LOC102713532 gene encoding chaperone protein DnaJ-like → MALQLQAATPHPPLPLRASSGRFTPLPPPLVLRAVASSRPCYSRHLYYSPAPTHRRRRGSVSAGAGRGGRGESPYEVLGVSPSASPDEIKRAYRRLALKFHPDVNKEANAQEKFLRIKHAYNTLMNSESRSKYASSSTDSSRTYGKSSTTSAGEEEQFYGFADFLKDLQAEFQNWEASLNSEQKPKSLWEELAAIGEEFVEFLENELKVDDSSAAEGNDPYTQSGGSNKNKQADNTSTSSFDDSVSEIEATLEKLKKELGLG, encoded by the exons ATGGCGCTGCAGCTTCAGGCCGCCACTCCGCAtccccctcttcctctccgCGCCTCGAGCGGCCGATTCACtccgctgcctcctcctctcgttCTCCGCGCCGTAGCTTCCTCCCGTCCGTGCTACTCGCGGCACCTCTACTACTCTCCTGCGCCCAcgcatcgccggcggcggggaagcGTGAGCGCCGGCGCGGGCAGAGGCGGGCGGGGGGAGTCCCCTTACGAGGTGCTCGGcgtgtcgccgtcggcgtcgcccgACGAGATCAAGCGCGCGTACCGGCGGCTTGCTCTCAAGTTCCACCCGGACGTCAACAAGGAG GCCAATGCGCAGGAGAAATTTTTGCGGATCAAGCATGCGTACAACACGCTCATGAATTCAGAGAGCCGGTCCAAGTACGCGAGCAGCAGCACAGATTCGTCCAGGACATACGGGAAGAGCAGCACTACATCAGCTGGTGAAGAAGAGCAATTCTATGGGTTTG CTGATTTTCTTAAAGATCTTCAAGCAGAATTTCAGAACTGGGAAGCTAGTCTGAATTCAGAACAGAAACCTAAAAGCTTGTGGGAAGAGTTAGCA GCGATTGGTGAAGAATTTGTTGAGTTTCTGGAGAACGAACTCAAGGTTGATGATTCCAGTGCTGCAGAAGGTAATGATCCATACACACAATCTGGAGGGAGTAACAAAAACAAGCAAGCTGATAATACATCAACAAGTAGTTTTGACGATAGCGTATCCGAGATAGAGGCTACCCTCGAGAAGCTGAAGAAGGAACTTGGGCTGGGTTAA
- the LOC102714821 gene encoding D-xylose-proton symporter-like 3, chloroplastic: MATVALFPSSASAHAVRAVAAAPTAAPHPRRARGFTPPGRSAAAMDAFHVSSQAAEPLLRSTAAAAAASASAAASNPRLRVRTHAQGGELPSSGGAGDGAAGKDFSWASVILPFLFPALGGLLFGYDIGATSGASISLQSAELSGTTWFSLSSIQLGLVASGSLYGALGGSILAYRIADFLGRRIELVTAAALYISGALVTGFAPDFVVLIIGRLLYGLGIGLAMHGAPLYIAETSPSKIRGTLISLKELFIVLGILIGYLVGSFEIDVVGGWRYMFGFGAPLAVIMAIGMWNLPPSPRWLLLRAVQGKGSVEDNKRKAIQALRSLRGHSRSDKVLTDEIEDTLVSIKAAYAEQESEGNIWRMFEGASLKALIIGGGLVLFQQITGQPSVLYYATYILQTAGFAAASDAAKVSILIGLFKLLMTGVAVFKVDDLGRRPLLIGGIGGIAVSLFLLAAYYKILNSFPFVAVGALLLYVGSYQVSFGPISWLMVSEIFPLRTRGRGISLAVLTNFGSNALVTFAFSPLQEFLGPANIFILFGAISLLSLVFVILKVPETKGLTLEEIESKILK; the protein is encoded by the exons ATGGCGACTGTCGCCTTGTTCCCCTCGTCTGCCAGCGCCCACGCCGTTCGCGCCGTCGCGGCTGCGCCCACCGCCGCACCCCACCCACGCCGCGCTCGTGGCTTCACGCCTCCCGGTCGCTCCGCCGCGGCGATGGACGCCTTCCACGTGTCGTCGCAGGCCGCCGAGCCGCTcctccgctccaccgccgccgccgccgcggcgtcggcgtcggcggccgcctcCAACCCCAGGCTCCGC GTTCGGACACATGCGCAGGGCGGCGAGTTGCcctccagcggcggcgccggagatgGCGCGGCCGGGAAGGACTTCTCGTGGGCTTCCGTCATCCTTCC GTTCTTGTTCCCTGCATTGGGAGGACTCCTTTTTGGTTATGACATTGGTGCAACCTCAGGAGCATCCATATCTCTGCAA TCTGCTGAACTCAGTGGAACCACTTGGTTCAGCCTGTCATCTATTCAGCTAGGACTTGTG GCAAGTGGTTCACTTTATGGTGCTCTTGGTGGATCGATTCTTGCATACCGCATTGCTGATTTTCTAG GAAGAAGAATAGAACTGGTCACAGCTGcagctttatatatttctggTGCTCTGGTCACTGGTTTTGCACCTGATTTTGTAGTTCTGATCATAGGTCGTCTCCTCTATGGCCTCGGTATTGGTTTG GCAATGCATGGTGCCCCTCTTTATATTGCAGAGACTTCTCCTTCAAAAATACGTGGGACATTGATATCCTTAAAGGAGCTGTTTATTGTATTAGGAATACTG ATTGGATACCTTGTAGGTAGTTTTGAAATTGATGTGGTAGGCGGATGGCGTTATATGTTTGGTTTTGGTGCTCCACTGGCAGTAATAATGGCTATTGGTATGTGGAATTTACCGCCTTCACCAAGATGGCTTCTTCTCAGGGCAGTTCAAGGAAAGGGGTCAGTGGAAGATAACAAAAGGAAGGCAATTCAGGCATTGAGATCACTGAGGGGGCACTCTAGAAGTGACAAGGTGTTAACAGATGAGATTGAAGATACCCTTGTGTCTATTAAAGCTGCTTATGCAGAACAAGAATCTGAAGGGAACATTTGGAGGATGTTTGAGGGAGCTAGCTTGAAGGCCTTGATCATTGGAGGAGGACTGGTTCTCTTCCagcag ATAACAGGCCAGCCAAGTGTTCTATACTATGCAACTTACATTCTTCAG ACTGCTGGGTTTGCAGCTGCATCTGATGCTGCCAAAGTATCAATTTTGATTGGGTTGTTCAAG TTGCTGATGACAGGAGTTGCAGTATTTAAAGTTGACGATCTTGGAAGGCGTCCACTACTTATAGGAGGCATTGGTGGAATA GCTGTTTCACTGTTCCTATTAGCAGCTTACTACAAGATTCTGAACAGCTTCCCTTTTGTTGCTGTTGGTGCTTTGCTTCTGTATGTCGGTTCTTACCAG GTTTCGTTTGGTCCAATAAGTTGGTTAATGGTCTCTGAGATATTCCCACTTCGGACAAGAGGGCGTGGCATCAGCCTTGCAGTACTAACAAATTTCGGCTCAAATGCATTGGTGACATTTGCGTTTTCACCCTTGCAG GAATTCCTTGGTCCGGCCAATATTTTCATTCTCTTCGGAGCTATATCGTTGCTCTCCCTCGTGTTTGTCATCCTAAAAGTTCCAGAGACTAAAGGACTTACATTGGAGGAGATCGAATCCAAGATCCTGAAGTAA
- the LOC102714550 gene encoding L-type lectin-domain containing receptor kinase SIT2-like, which yields MAPDVLVAMLRRRQRQWLVELIGILLLLARGGAAADEFVFPGFSSDVVNTTGVAVVTSSGLLQLTNETKEVFGHGFYQAPVRLRNASTGAAVSFSTSFVFAILPKYPDAHGHGLAFALAPSVVVPGAVAGRYLGLFNTANSTGQIAAVEFDTAQDEELGDIDDNHVGVDVNSPKSKNSTAAGYHDAAAASEFTSLSLISSEPLQVWIEYDGDSERLEVTLSPAGVPRPATPLVSCTVNLSSHVTNDTYVGFSAANGAAASSHYVLGWSFRLGGGRAQELDLSKLPRIPSPSNSEKKTPPLILLTLLLLSVVVLLLAAAVLAAIVARRRRFAEEEEEWEIEYGPHRISYKDLHGATKGFRDVIGAGGFGRVYHGVLPRSGVEVAVKKVSHDSRQGLREFVSEIASMSRLRHRNLVQLLGYCRRRGELVLVYDYMANGSLDNHLFGGAGGGGAPALSWEQRGKIVRDVAAGLLYLHEGWEQVVVHRDIKASNVLLDADMNGKLSDFGLARLYDHGTNPQTTRVVGTLGYLAPELSKTGKATTSTDVFAFGAFLLEVACGRRPMDFRDDDDSPGLVELVLEHWKAGKITAARDPRIGECNEDDLELVLKLGLLCSHPDPQRRPSMRQVVQILEGAAPAPETLPEDLECSGSLFYSNSFDEFVTEFPSTSDITTATTHPPSSQSTDEQQWLVGSVELSNVKMSASKHLQQH from the coding sequence ATGGCGCCGGACGTTCTTGTCGCCAtgcttcggcggcggcagcggcagtggCTGGTTGAGCTGATCGGGATCCTGCTGCTTCTTGCTCGAGGtggcgctgccgccgacgaGTTCGTGTTTCCTGGCTTCTCCAGCGACGTCGTGAACACCACCGGCGTGGCCGTGGTCACCTCCTCCGGTCTCCTCCAGCTCACCAACGAGACGAAGGAGGTGTTCGGCCATGGCTTCTACCAAGCGCCGGTCCGCTTGAGAAATGCTTCCACCGGCGCGGCCGTCTCCTTCTCCACCTCCTTCGTGTTCGCCATCTTGCCGAAGTATCCGGACGCGCACGGCCACGGCCTCGCCTTCGCGCTGGCGCCGTCGGTGGTCGtccccggcgccgtcgccggaagGTACCTGGGGCTGTTCAATACGGCCAACAGCACGGGCCagatcgccgccgtcgagttCGACACGGCGCAGGACGAGGAGCTCGGTGACATCGATGACAATcacgtcggcgtcgacgtcaACAGCCCGAAATCCAAGAACTCTACCGCGGCGGGGTaccacgacgccgccgccgccagcgaaTTCACCAGCCTCAGCCTGATCAGCAGCGAGCCCCTGCAGGTGTGGATTGAGTACGACGGCGACAGCGAACGCCTCGAGGTGACGctgtcgccggccggcgtgcCCAGGCCGGCCACCCCGCTCGTGTCCTGCACCGTAAACCTCTCGTCGCATGTGACCAACGACACGTACGTCGGGTtctcggcggcgaacggcgcgGCCGCGAGCTCCCACTACGTTCTCGGCTGGAGCttccgcctcggcggcggccgcgcgcagGAACTCGACCTCTCCAAGCTCCCGCGGATCCCATCTCCGAGCAACTCCGAGAAGAAGACGCCGCCGCTGATTCTCTTGAcacttctcctcctctccgtcGTGGTCCTgctcctggcggcggcggtcctgGCAGCGATcgtggcgcgacgacggcggttcgctgaggaagaggaggagtgGGAGATCGAGTACGGGCCGCACAGGATCAGCTACAAGGACCTGCACGGCGCGACCAAGGGCTTCCGCGACGtcatcggcgccggcggcttcgGCCGCGTGTACCACGGCGTGCTGCCGAGGTCCGGCGTCGAGGTCGCCGTCAAGAAGGTGTCGCACGACTCCCGGCAGGGGCTGCGGGAGTTCGTGTCGGAGATCGCGAGCATGAGCCGGCTGCGCCACCGCAACCTGGTGCAGCTGCTCGGCTactgccggcggcgcggcgagctggtGCTCGTCTACGACTACATGGCGAACGGCAGCCTCGACAACCACCTgttcggcggcgccggcggcggcggggcgccgGCGCTGAGCTGGGAGCAGCGCGGCAAGATCGTCcgggacgtcgccgccgggctGCTGTACCTGCACGAGGGGTGGGAGCAGGTGGTGGTGCACCGGGACATCAAGGCCAGCAACGTGCTCCTCGACGCCGACATGAACGGCAAGCTCAGTGACTTCGGCCTCGCGCGGCTCTACGACCACGGCACCAACCCGCAGACCACGCGCGTCGTCGGCACGCTCGGCTACCTCGCGCCGGAGTTGAGCAAGACCGGCAAGGCCACCACGAGCACCGACGTCTTCGCCTTCGGCGCCTTCTTGCTCGAGGTGGCGTGCGGGCGGAGACCCATGGATTtcagagacgacgacgactcgcCGGGGCTCGTCGAGCTCGTCCTCGAGCACTGGAAGGCCGGCAAGatcacggcggcgagggaccCCAGGATCGGCGAGTGCAACGAGGACGACCTCGAGCTCGTCCTCAAGCTCGGGCTTCTCTGCTCACACCCTGACCCGCAGCGCCGGCCGAGCATGAGGCAGGTGGTGCAGATCTTGGaaggcgccgcgccggcgccggagacgtTGCCGGAAGATCTGGAATGTAGCGGGAGCCTGTTCTACAGCAATTCATTCGACGAGTTCGTCACCGAGTTCCCGTCGACGTCGGACATcaccacggcgacgacgcaccCGCCGTCCTCGCAGTCCACCGACGAGCAACAATGGCTGGTTGGTTCTGTTGAGTTGAGCAATGTAAAAATGTCAGCGAGCAAACATTTGCAGCAGCATTAG